The following are from one region of the Halolamina litorea genome:
- a CDS encoding twin-arginine translocation signal domain-containing protein translates to MVTHSNARYVDDDDRREFLKALGVGGAVAAGGTGLGAVRDAMSANAASDLAAVGESIRADLTGSIDADLIASQQPAVAEAASELTAVPERGLPTGEPRYEFAAVEEAGRPIYDHLVEVGFFESTTEHLPGFDPAFLQSAVGAFAGSAALAEPLSGMGLDDGAGVDLLSEVVANAEELSEHHWIATDEIPRAEIEFGEYIPTMTRGAAGGALLWLKDLDHHLFTHKVLLTDEIVADATWHGQSMAAGFQLMAEGAKALGGGADVSGSDLTALLSTGFAVQAIAQGLLPQDAYWISEEMRAERRTDLRRASHGN, encoded by the coding sequence ATGGTAACACACAGCAATGCACGGTACGTCGACGACGACGACCGCCGGGAGTTCCTCAAGGCCCTCGGCGTCGGCGGCGCCGTCGCGGCCGGCGGGACAGGTCTCGGAGCGGTCCGGGACGCGATGAGCGCGAACGCGGCGAGCGACCTCGCCGCAGTGGGCGAGTCGATCAGGGCCGACCTCACTGGCTCGATCGATGCCGACCTGATCGCGAGCCAGCAGCCCGCAGTCGCCGAGGCGGCGAGTGAGCTCACGGCGGTGCCCGAACGCGGGCTGCCGACGGGCGAGCCGCGCTACGAGTTCGCCGCCGTCGAGGAGGCGGGCCGGCCGATCTACGACCACCTCGTCGAGGTCGGCTTCTTCGAGAGCACCACGGAACACCTGCCCGGGTTCGACCCCGCGTTCCTGCAGTCGGCCGTCGGCGCCTTCGCCGGTTCCGCGGCGCTGGCCGAGCCGCTGTCGGGGATGGGCCTCGACGACGGCGCCGGCGTCGACCTGCTGAGCGAGGTCGTCGCCAACGCCGAGGAACTCAGCGAACACCACTGGATCGCGACCGACGAGATCCCGCGGGCCGAGATCGAGTTCGGCGAGTACATCCCGACGATGACCCGCGGCGCCGCCGGCGGGGCGCTGCTCTGGCTGAAGGACCTCGATCACCACCTGTTCACCCACAAGGTACTGCTGACCGACGAGATCGTCGCCGACGCGACGTGGCACGGGCAGTCGATGGCCGCCGGCTTCCAACTGATGGCCGAGGGGGCCAAGGCCCTCGGCGGCGGCGCCGACGTGAGCGGGAGCGACCTGACGGCGCTGCTCTCGACCGGCTTCGCGGTCCAGGCCATCGCACAGGGCCTGCTCCCGCAGGACGCCTACTGGATCTCCGAGGAGATGCGCGCCGAGCGACGAACCGACCTGCGACGAGCCAGCCACGGGAACTGA